A genomic region of Papaver somniferum cultivar HN1 chromosome 7, ASM357369v1, whole genome shotgun sequence contains the following coding sequences:
- the LOC113297665 gene encoding protein GPR107-like, which yields MAISSSLSHLFQIIFIISLFVIFTSAEIRSSEIRSDDRSIIPFDEFGFTHTGRLELNVSHITLSNPNPELDLSQIGFFLSTRDSWIHVLQQIQDLDITCALQSELVKVVYTFDKLKGAKELGIVYSESESNQFTLVFANCLPQLQVSMDVRSEMYNLDGKNSNRDYLSAGKTVLPRVYFLFFLAYFSLSVIWVYFLYKKRSTVYHIHYFMLAVLILKSLNLLCEAEDKSYIKRTGSAHGWDVLFYIFSFLKGITLFTLIVLIGTGWSFLKPYLQDKEKKVLMIVIPLQVVANIAQVVIDESGPYAQDWITWKQVFLLVDVVCCCAVLFPIVWSIKNLREAARTDGKAAVNLMKLTLFRHYYIVVICYIYFTRVVVYALETITSYRYLWTSVVAGELATLAFYVFTGYKFRPEAHNPYFMIDDDEEEAAAEALKLEDEFEL from the coding sequence ATGGCGATTTCATCAAGTCTCTCTCATCTCTTccaaatcatcttcatcatttccCTTTTCGTCATATTCACTTCTGCTGAGATTCGTTCTTCTGAGATTCGTTCTGATGATAGATCAATCATCCCCTTTGATGAATTCGGTTTCACACATACAGGTCGGTTAGAACTAAACGTATCACACATTACTTTATCGAACCCTAACCCTGAATTAGATCTTTCACAAATAGGGTTTTTCTTAAGTACAAGAGATTCATGGATTCATGTTCTTCAGCAAATTCAAGATCTCGATATTACATGTGCACTTCAATCAGAACTTGTTAAAGTGGTATATACTTTTGATAAACTCAAAGGAGCAAAAGAATTAGGGATTGTGTATTCTGAATCGGAGTCTAATCAATTTACTCTTGTTTTTGCTAACTGCTTACCTCAACTTCAAGTATCAATGGATGTTAGATCTGAGATGTACAATCTTGATGGAAAGAATAGTAATCGTGATTACTTATCTGCTGGAAAAACTGTTCTACCTAgggtttattttcttttctttttggcgtATTTTTCACTATCAGTTATTTGGGTTTATTTTCTATACAAGAAAAGATCAACAGTTTATCATATACATTACTTTATGTTAGCTGTTTTGATATTGAAATCGTTGAATTTGCTATGCGAAGCTGAAGATAAATCATATATTAAACGGACTGGTAGTGCTCATGGTTGGGATGTTTTGTTTTACATTTTCAGTTTTTTGAAAGGTATTACACTTTTCACTTTGATTGTATTGATTGGTACTGGATGGTCATTCTTGAAACCCTATTTACAAGATAAGGAAAAGAAAGTATTAATGATTGTAATCCCTCTTCAAGTTGTTGCGAATATTGCTCAAGTTGTGATTGATGAAAGTGGGCCTTACGCTCAAGATTGGATTACATGGAAACAAGTTTTTCTACTCGTGGATGTTGTTTGTTGTTGTGCGGTGCTTTTCCCGATTGTTTGGTCGATTAAGAATCTCCGAGAAGCTGCTAGAACTGATGGGAAAGCTGctgtgaatttgatgaaattaACATTATTCAGGCATTACTACATTGTTGTTATTTGCTACATATATTTCACAAGAGTTGTGGTATATGCATTGGAGACAATTACCTCGTATCGATACCTTTGGACTAGTGTTGTAGCGGGGGAGTTAGCTACATTGGCTTTCTATGTGTTTACAGGGTATAAATTTAGGCCTGAAGCTCATAATCCATATTTCatgattgatgatgatgaagaagaagctgcAGCTGAAGCTTTGAAACTTGAAGACGAATTTGAATTGTGA